The genomic region CGCCGGGGTGAGCGGGCCGGGCGGCTGGAGCGGTCGTGCATACCGGCTTCGCCGTGTTGCCGGTAGCGGCCGGCCCACTTGCGGGCGGTGGTGACCGCGACCTGGAAGCGTTCGGCGGCACGCCGTAGTGGCCACTGGTCGTCGACCACGCAGCGGGCCAGGGCGAGGCGCCCTGCGGGGGCCAGGCGGGCGTTGGCGTGGGTAGTGTGGGGCATCGAGGGCCTTCTGGTGGGTCGGTGTAGACGTGGTAATCCACACCGATACCGAAGGCCCTCTTCTCGTGTGTCAGCCGGGGTGGGTGTTACCAACCTCCGTGGTCAGTACACCTAGCACGGGCGTGTGCGCACGACGGGCAAAGGTTTGTCATAGGTGTGAGCAAGCCTTGACCCTATGTACTCATCGCATGTCCGCCGGTCGGCGGTCTCCCTGTTGGACTCCGGCATCTCCTACAGCGAGGTCAGCCGACGCCTCGGCATCAACCGCTCCACACTCCGCCTCTGGCGGACGGACCGCTCGCTCATCGAGAAGTACCGCGACGATGTCTGCCCTCGGTGCGAACCCCTACCGAGGCCTCCCGCTCCCGCCGATATCTATGCCTACCTGCTCGGCCTCTACCTCGGCGACGGCTCCCTCAACCTCGCCGGTGACGGCAGCAAACTCGTGTGGCGGCTGAGGATCCAGTGCGCTGACGCGTGGCCGGGACTCATAGAGGAGTGCGCGAACGCGTTCCGGACCGTGCGTCCGGCCGGCGCGGTCGGTCGAGTGCAGGGACAGGGAGCGACGGAGGTGCACGCGAACTGGAAGCACTGGCCCTGCTTGTTCCCTCAGCACGGCCCGGGCAAGAAGCACGACCGGCCGATCATTCTGAGCCCATGGCAACAGGAGATCGTCGACGAACACCCTCAGCCCCTGGTTCGCGGACTGATCCACTCGGACGGGTGCCGCACGGTCAATCGCATCCGGCGGACAGGATCGAACGGCGCCCGCACGGTCTACGAGTATCCCCGCTACCACTTCACCAACGCCTCCACCGACATCGTCGGCCACCTCACCTCGGCCCTCGACAGGCTCGGCATCGCCTGGAAGAGCCACACGAAGGCGACAGCCGGATGCAGCGACCAGACCGTCGTCTCCGTCTCGCGGAAGGAGGCCGTGGCGCGGATGGACTCGTTCGTGGGGCCCAAGTACTGACCCTCCCCCTGGGCCTCGCACGTGCCCCGGGGTACTAGCCGGAACCTCCGTAACTACCCGGCCAGTTCGACCCCAAATGGGCCTTTTGTCACTTTGGGCGCTCCCAGCGCGGCGAAAGCGGTCACATCACGGCCACAACCTGAGTACAACCCGTGGGTTCGGTCGCTCCGCCGCCCCGGCGTCACCGATCCTGGTTGTGTAGACGGCGAATCCCCCACGAGAGGAGCAGCGGGTGCTGACCGCGGTGGCCGGCGTGATCGGCGCACTGGTGATCGGTTCCTGGGTCGTGGTGGCCTGGGGCTCGCGACGGCGCCAGCCGTGGCTGCTGTCACCGTTGGCGCTACTCATCGTCGTGCTCGTGGCCGTGGACCTGCCCGGCTGGTCGTTCATCCCCGTGGCCCTGCTCGTGGCCGGGTCGTTCGCCGAGCTGGTGCTCGGATCCCGCGAGTCCCCCGCCGTGCGGACCAAGGACCCCGACGCCCCCCTGAGCACCGAGCGGTGGGCGGCCGCCGTGGCCGCGCCGTTCCGGGTGGCGCTCGCCGAGCCCTGGGACGTGGTGGCCAGACCCACCCTGCGGCGCCGCTACCGCCGCCTGTTGGAGCGCCAGTGGGCGGTCACCGACCGGGAGTCGCTGCTTGCGGCGGTGCACGCGCTGCTGGAGGAGTTGCACTCCGGGCCGTCGCTGGACCTCGTGGTGGACCTGAACGCGGGTTCGGCCTGGTCGCGGCTGCCCCAGGACCAGGGCGGCACGGCCACGGGCGAGCGGGTCCGGTTGACCGTCGACCAGGTGGCGCGGCTGCGGGTGGTCACCGGGGTGACGGAGGCGGACGAGACGGTCATCATCGGCGCCTACCAGTGGTGGAAGTCGGTGCACGTCATCCGGCTGGTGTCGGGCGGGGCGACCCTGGACTGGCTGAGCCCGGTGGAGACGCAGACCCTGCTGCGGCGGGTGGCGTCGGACCTGCAGCGCCGGTACTCGTCGTGGCAGGACCTGTCGACGGCGTTCCACGCGGGGTATCTGCTGTGGCCGGAGCGCGGTGCGGGCGCCGACCAGGGCGGCACGGACGGTGTGTGGACGGCTCTGGGCCTGTTGACGGAGGATCCGCAGAGCCCGTGGAACCTGTTGCCGTGGGACATGCCGCTGGAGCGGGTGATCACCGAGAGCGGTGTGCCCTCGCAGCAGGAGCACTAGGGCGTATCCGCCGCGCTGGGGGGAAGGCCCCTGGAACGGCTCGGCCGCACCTGGTCCTGTCCCGGTGGGCGGCGCGGCTCATACGCCGTCCCTGACCGGACAGGACCTGATGCGGCTCGTCACGTACGGGGCTCGTGGGCCCCGTCGTCGGCTGGTGTTACTGGTTGCTCAGCGCGACGGCGTCGCCGAGGCGGTGGACGCGCAGCGCGTTGGTGGAACCGGTGGTTCCGGGCGGGCTGCCGGCCACGATGACGATCTTGTCGCCCTTGTTGTAGTCGCCGAGTTCGAGGAGTTCGCTCTCGACCTGGCGGACCATGTCGTCGGTGTTGTCGACCCAGGGGACCTTGTGGGTCTCCACGCCCCAGGTCAGGGACAGCTGTCCGACCGTGTGGTCCTCGGTGGTGAAGGCCATGAGCGGGATCGGGGACCGGTAGCGCGCGAGGCGGCGGGCGGTCTCACCGGACATGGTGAAGGCGACGAGGGCCTTGGCGCCGACGGTGGCGCCGATCTCGGCCGCGGCGCGGGCGATGGCGCCGCCCGTGGTCTCGGGTACCCGGTTGAGGATGTGCGAGGCGCGCAGGGACTCCTGCTCGGCGGCGCCGACGATGCGCGCCATGGTCTCGACGGTCTCGATGGGGTACTGGCCGACGCTGGTCTCTCCGGAGAGCATGACGGCGTCGGCGCCGTCGAGGACGGCGTTGGCGACGTCGGAGGCCTCGGCGCGGGTGGGCCGGGGTGATCCGATCATCGATTCGAGCATCTGCGTGGCGACGATGACGGGTTTGGCCTTGTCGCGGCAGCGTTCGACGGCGCGCTTCTGCACCATGGGGACGTTCTCGAGCGGCAGTTCGACGCCGAGGTCGCCGCGGGCGACCATGACGCCGTCGAAGACCTCGATGATGTCCTGGAGCCGTTCGACGGCCTGGGGCTTCTCGATCTTGGCGATGAGGGGGACGGTGATGCCCTCCTCGTCCATGATGCGGTGGCATTCCTCGGCGTCGGCGGGGCTGCGCACGAAGGACAGGGCGACCATGTCGACGCCCTGGTGGAGGGCCCAGCGCAGGTCCTCCTCGTCCTTCTCGGTGAGTGCGGGGACGCTGACGGCGACGCCGGGGAGGTTGAGTCCCTTGTGGTTGGAGATGGTGCCGCCGACGATGACGCGGGTGTGGACGTCCGTGCTGGTGGTCTTGGTGCATTCCAGCGCGATGCGGCCGTCGTCGATGAGGACGCGGTCGCCGGGTCGGACGTCGGCGGGGAGTCCCTTGTAGGTGGTGGAGACGCGGGTGGCGTCGCCGGGGACGTCTTCGGTGGTGATGGTGAACTCGTTGCCGTTGACGAGTTCGACGGGTCCGTCGGGGAAGGTGCCGACCCGGATCTTGGGTCCTTGGAGGTCGGCGAGGACTCCGACGGGGCGTTGGGCGGCCTCTGCGGCGGCTCGCAGGTTCGCGAGTCCGGCGCGGTGGTCGTCGTGGGTTCCGTGGCTGAGGTTGACTCGGGCGACGTCCAGTCCTGCGGCGACGAGGTTGCGGAGTACTTCCGGGCTCGACGTGGCGGGACCGAGGGTCGCGACGATTTTTGCTCGACGTGTCACGTCTATCACTTTAGAGCGTGTGGGGGATGGAGTGGTCTAAACCAGGTTGCGTTTGGACGTACCTCTGGCTGCGGTGGGGCGAACGAGTGCTGGTGTCGTAGGGGTTTCGGGTGGCGTGGCGCGGCTGGGATACGTTGCCGATGTCGTTGGCGGATCTTCGGGTTTCGGGTGGTTTGTGGTGTTTGGGCGTGGCGAGGTCCTGGCGGCGTTGACGGCGGAGGCGGGCGCCCTGGAGGGGGTGCTGTCGCGTCTGTCGGAGGCGGAGGCGGTGGTGTCGACCCGGTGTGAGCCGTGGGACGTGGCGGCGCTGGCGGTGCACACGGTGGGGGCGCTGACGCGGGTGGAGGCGATGTTGGACGAGGTTCCGCCCGGGCCGGAGGTGGACCCGGGGACGGGTCTGGTGTCGGCGGCGGGGTACTACGCGCCGGACGTGCGGTTCTCGCCGCGGGTGAACGGGGAGCGGGTGCGGTC from Nocardiopsis aegyptia harbors:
- a CDS encoding DUF1266 domain-containing protein, with the protein product MLTAVAGVIGALVIGSWVVVAWGSRRRQPWLLSPLALLIVVLVAVDLPGWSFIPVALLVAGSFAELVLGSRESPAVRTKDPDAPLSTERWAAAVAAPFRVALAEPWDVVARPTLRRRYRRLLERQWAVTDRESLLAAVHALLEELHSGPSLDLVVDLNAGSAWSRLPQDQGGTATGERVRLTVDQVARLRVVTGVTEADETVIIGAYQWWKSVHVIRLVSGGATLDWLSPVETQTLLRRVASDLQRRYSSWQDLSTAFHAGYLLWPERGAGADQGGTDGVWTALGLLTEDPQSPWNLLPWDMPLERVITESGVPSQQEH
- a CDS encoding transposase translates to MYSSHVRRSAVSLLDSGISYSEVSRRLGINRSTLRLWRTDRSLIEKYRDDVCPRCEPLPRPPAPADIYAYLLGLYLGDGSLNLAGDGSKLVWRLRIQCADAWPGLIEECANAFRTVRPAGAVGRVQGQGATEVHANWKHWPCLFPQHGPGKKHDRPIILSPWQQEIVDEHPQPLVRGLIHSDGCRTVNRIRRTGSNGARTVYEYPRYHFTNASTDIVGHLTSALDRLGIAWKSHTKATAGCSDQTVVSVSRKEAVARMDSFVGPKY
- the pyk gene encoding pyruvate kinase; the protein is MTRRAKIVATLGPATSSPEVLRNLVAAGLDVARVNLSHGTHDDHRAGLANLRAAAEAAQRPVGVLADLQGPKIRVGTFPDGPVELVNGNEFTITTEDVPGDATRVSTTYKGLPADVRPGDRVLIDDGRIALECTKTTSTDVHTRVIVGGTISNHKGLNLPGVAVSVPALTEKDEEDLRWALHQGVDMVALSFVRSPADAEECHRIMDEEGITVPLIAKIEKPQAVERLQDIIEVFDGVMVARGDLGVELPLENVPMVQKRAVERCRDKAKPVIVATQMLESMIGSPRPTRAEASDVANAVLDGADAVMLSGETSVGQYPIETVETMARIVGAAEQESLRASHILNRVPETTGGAIARAAAEIGATVGAKALVAFTMSGETARRLARYRSPIPLMAFTTEDHTVGQLSLTWGVETHKVPWVDNTDDMVRQVESELLELGDYNKGDKIVIVAGSPPGTTGSTNALRVHRLGDAVALSNQ